One Coleofasciculus chthonoplastes PCC 7420 genomic region harbors:
- a CDS encoding ShlB/FhaC/HecB family hemolysin secretion/activation protein: MGVKYRKFSYLASWIILLGQLNAGEALAEISFSADDLKDIETIAGNTEELPEQLLDIAQVSDPNQDRFPQPLPEPELTDPQEEEPVLPPSENETEPIRPDVFEAEVEVTAIEVTGSTIYTSEDWQEFTQPLEGRTVTVAELRAAADAITRLYQDEGYLTSRAIVPQQEVVDGVVQIQVIEGSLEEIQIEGNQRVKSDYISSRVRLGVDTPLNAFKLEDQLRLLRQNPLFDTLSATLQPGTDLGQSILAIEVDEANPFYGFASFDNYSPPSLGSERFGIGAGYRNLTGYGDNFFASYFVSTTGGSDLIDAFYQIPVNPMEGTIQLRTQFNWTEITEDPFDDLGIEGDSQFYELSFRQPLIRTPTEEFALSLAFSFEDGQTFTFDDIPTPFGFGPDEDGVSRTSVFRFGQDYIRRDANGAWILRSLFNIGTTLFDATSNPEPIPDSAFFSWNGQVQRVQRLSDNHTLVTQASVQLTPDPLLPSEQFVIGGFYSVRGYRESVRNGDNGLRLSVEDRITLSRNDRGESILLLIPFADIGYVWNQGDNPNDLPDQKFLASIGSGILYEPVRNLNLRLDYGLPLVDLDDRGDNLQDDGFHFSVNYQF; encoded by the coding sequence ATGGGTGTTAAATACCGTAAGTTTAGTTACCTGGCTTCTTGGATTATTCTCTTAGGACAATTGAACGCTGGTGAGGCATTAGCAGAAATTTCGTTTAGTGCAGATGACCTCAAAGATATCGAAACGATAGCTGGCAACACGGAGGAATTGCCAGAGCAGCTTTTAGATATTGCCCAAGTATCTGACCCCAATCAGGATCGGTTTCCACAACCCTTACCTGAGCCTGAATTAACAGATCCACAGGAGGAAGAACCTGTCCTACCGCCGTCCGAAAATGAAACCGAGCCGATTCGTCCAGACGTTTTTGAAGCGGAAGTAGAAGTGACTGCGATTGAAGTCACTGGCAGTACGATTTACACCTCTGAAGATTGGCAGGAGTTCACACAACCTTTAGAAGGGCGAACAGTAACAGTAGCGGAATTGAGGGCTGCTGCTGATGCAATTACTCGCCTTTATCAAGACGAAGGCTATTTGACCTCACGGGCAATTGTACCCCAGCAAGAAGTTGTCGATGGTGTTGTCCAGATTCAAGTGATTGAAGGCAGCCTGGAAGAGATTCAAATTGAAGGAAATCAACGAGTTAAGTCTGATTACATTAGTAGTCGAGTGAGGTTGGGTGTTGATACTCCTCTCAATGCTTTTAAACTTGAAGATCAACTCCGCCTGCTGCGTCAAAATCCGTTATTTGATACCCTCAGCGCGACTCTGCAACCGGGGACAGATTTGGGACAAAGTATTTTAGCTATTGAAGTGGATGAGGCAAATCCGTTCTATGGATTTGCCAGCTTCGACAATTACTCGCCTCCGAGCTTGGGGTCAGAGCGGTTCGGAATAGGTGCAGGCTACCGGAACCTAACCGGGTATGGTGATAATTTCTTTGCGTCATATTTCGTAAGTACGACAGGAGGTTCTGATTTAATTGATGCCTTCTATCAAATACCCGTTAATCCCATGGAAGGCACGATTCAACTACGCACCCAATTCAACTGGACTGAAATCACGGAAGATCCCTTCGATGACCTTGGCATTGAAGGTGATTCACAATTCTATGAACTTAGCTTCCGACAACCCCTGATTCGTACTCCAACAGAAGAGTTTGCGCTTTCCCTCGCATTTAGCTTTGAAGATGGTCAGACCTTTACATTCGATGATATTCCTACACCCTTTGGTTTTGGACCCGATGAAGATGGTGTGAGTCGTACTAGCGTGTTCAGATTTGGGCAGGATTATATTCGCCGTGATGCTAACGGTGCCTGGATACTACGCTCTTTGTTCAATATTGGCACCACTCTATTTGATGCCACGTCTAATCCAGAGCCAATTCCAGATAGCGCTTTCTTTAGCTGGAATGGTCAGGTGCAAAGAGTGCAGCGTTTAAGTGACAATCATACGCTTGTTACTCAAGCGAGCGTTCAGTTAACTCCTGATCCTTTATTACCGTCTGAACAGTTTGTTATTGGTGGATTTTACTCGGTCAGAGGGTATCGAGAAAGTGTCCGTAATGGTGATAACGGCTTGCGTCTTTCGGTAGAGGATAGAATTACCCTATCTCGCAATGATAGAGGAGAGTCAATTCTTCTGTTAATTCCATTTGCCGACATAGGGTATGTCTGGAACCAAGGTGACAATCCTAATGATTTACCCGACCAAAAATTTCTAGCCAGTATTGGTTCGGGTATTCTTTACGAACCCGTAAGAAATCTGAACCTCAGATTAGATTATGGTTTGCCGTTAGTTGATTTAGACGATCGCGGCGATAATCTTCAAGACGATGGGTTTCATTTTAGCGTTAATTACCAATTCTGA
- a CDS encoding Spy/CpxP family protein refolding chaperone gives MFNERIYAQTDGEVETIILQLGLTDEQIAQLYQVDRQFSPKLDELYPAWNQAQEELEVLIRSEDASESEVRKKYEEVESLRRQVSELQFERRMAIREILRPEQRLPYEEYIEQRIAESDS, from the coding sequence ATGTTCAATGAACGAATTTATGCTCAGACAGATGGAGAAGTAGAAACTATCATTCTTCAGCTAGGTTTAACAGATGAGCAGATAGCTCAGCTTTACCAAGTTGATCGGCAGTTTAGTCCTAAACTCGATGAGCTTTACCCGGCGTGGAATCAGGCACAAGAAGAGTTAGAAGTATTAATTAGGAGTGAAGATGCTTCAGAATCTGAAGTGAGGAAGAAGTACGAAGAAGTTGAGTCCCTGCGTCGGCAAGTTTCTGAGTTACAGTTTGAGCGACGAATGGCTATCCGGGAAATTTTGAGACCCGAACAACGATTACCTTACGAGGAATACATTGAACAAAGAATTGCTGAGAGCGATTCTTGA
- a CDS encoding two-partner secretion domain-containing protein, with amino-acid sequence MVFRARKLNRVFATSCTVSLLLISGDAYAQSITPATDGTGTVVTIDGQTYNITGGMLSGDGQNLFHSFESFGLTQQEIANFLSNPEIRNVLGRVVGRSPSQIDGLLQVSGGAANLYLMNPAGIVFGPNAQLNVPGSFAATTASSIDFATGQFSAFGEVNYQALAGTPQSFSLVTGTSGSIVNTGDLEVQAGNNLALVGSTVVNTGTLTAPGGTITVVAVPDSQQVRISQDGMVLGLAMNADELAQVPADQPIAASLPELVTGGNADIASTIQVDEQGRVWLTDSQTMIPDEPGTAIVSGEINAANDTAPGGTVQILGEQVALLDATVNVSGTSGGEVFVGGDLQGGGDLPTAQYTVVDDGSVIRADALSDGDGGQVILWADGTTQFAGDISARGGINSGDGGFVEVSGLESLNFTGNVNTNAPNGAPGTLLFDPADITITAGGTVGGFDGDVLFEDAGPTEISEAQIESLAGNTNVTIQATNSITIEQMSDGFLAFQAGSGSITFEANGTFVSDSSIITNGRDIYITSGSIALDSLALYDISTSGGSISLTTTSGGLSFGNITAGLVNNPGDVEISVSPGNSLSFENIDAESLVGSSIPPDPLDGTITVNGVVQPQGNLSFYEIVGGVPTDGSETPGGGTPGGGDTPGGGVIPGGGDTPGGGETPGGGSTVNVNGAIVNIGSTGSRNNGYAGSNIDTSFSIDIPGVGRFSANNLHMWNAYARSEITWNNAFQEFSAWDAIRSAREIESSGFHTQTLGEILLDSGY; translated from the coding sequence ATGGTTTTTAGAGCAAGGAAACTGAATAGGGTTTTCGCCACTTCATGTACGGTTTCTCTGTTGCTAATCTCTGGAGATGCTTACGCGCAGAGCATCACACCCGCCACTGATGGCACAGGTACAGTCGTTACTATTGATGGTCAAACCTACAACATCACTGGCGGAATGCTCTCTGGAGACGGACAAAATCTGTTTCACAGCTTTGAGTCTTTCGGTCTGACCCAGCAGGAAATTGCCAACTTTCTTTCTAACCCTGAGATTCGCAACGTTCTAGGTCGTGTAGTTGGTCGCAGCCCTTCTCAAATTGATGGATTGCTACAGGTGAGTGGTGGGGCTGCTAACCTCTATCTGATGAATCCAGCAGGAATTGTTTTCGGACCGAACGCCCAACTCAATGTGCCGGGGTCTTTCGCTGCAACTACTGCAAGCAGCATCGATTTTGCGACAGGGCAATTCAGCGCTTTTGGAGAGGTTAATTACCAAGCGCTAGCGGGAACACCCCAGAGCTTTTCTTTGGTCACCGGAACCTCTGGTTCTATCGTCAATACAGGTGATTTGGAAGTCCAGGCAGGCAATAATCTTGCCTTGGTGGGGAGTACCGTTGTTAATACAGGGACGCTAACAGCTCCTGGCGGCACAATTACGGTAGTTGCCGTACCCGACAGCCAGCAAGTTCGGATTAGTCAAGATGGCATGGTGCTAGGATTGGCGATGAATGCTGATGAACTAGCGCAGGTACCCGCCGACCAACCCATTGCCGCGAGTTTGCCAGAACTGGTGACGGGTGGGAATGCTGACATTGCCTCGACTATTCAAGTGGATGAACAAGGTCGAGTGTGGTTGACAGATTCCCAGACGATGATTCCAGATGAACCGGGAACCGCGATTGTGAGCGGTGAGATTAACGCGGCGAATGATACGGCTCCCGGCGGCACTGTGCAAATCCTCGGTGAACAGGTAGCCCTGTTAGATGCCACAGTTAATGTCTCCGGGACGAGTGGCGGTGAAGTTTTTGTCGGGGGAGATTTGCAAGGGGGCGGAGATTTACCGACGGCGCAATACACCGTTGTGGATGACGGGTCGGTGATTCGGGCAGATGCCCTAAGTGATGGCGATGGCGGTCAGGTGATTCTATGGGCGGATGGCACCACCCAGTTTGCCGGAGACATTAGCGCTCGTGGTGGTATCAACTCTGGCGATGGTGGGTTTGTGGAAGTGTCGGGCTTAGAAAGCCTGAACTTTACAGGGAATGTCAACACCAATGCCCCAAATGGAGCGCCTGGTACGTTACTGTTTGATCCTGCTGACATTACGATTACGGCTGGGGGAACTGTGGGTGGCTTTGATGGGGATGTGCTTTTTGAAGATGCTGGACCAACGGAGATTTCTGAAGCACAGATTGAGAGTTTAGCTGGGAATACCAATGTCACGATTCAAGCGACTAATTCGATCACGATTGAGCAGATGTCAGACGGGTTTCTAGCTTTTCAAGCTGGCTCAGGATCAATCACATTTGAAGCAAACGGAACATTCGTTTCTGACAGCAGCATTATTACCAATGGGAGAGACATATATATCACCTCTGGAAGCATTGCTCTGGACTCTTTAGCACTATACGACATCAGCACATCTGGCGGTTCAATTAGCCTAACAACTACTAGTGGTGGTCTTAGTTTTGGAAACATCACTGCTGGTCTTGTAAACAATCCAGGGGATGTAGAAATTTCAGTAAGTCCTGGTAATAGTTTGAGTTTCGAGAACATTGATGCTGAATCTTTAGTCGGTTCATCCATACCTCCTGACCCTCTAGATGGAACAATCACTGTTAATGGTGTTGTTCAGCCTCAAGGAAACCTGTCTTTCTATGAAATTGTGGGTGGCGTTCCTACTGATGGCAGCGAAACTCCTGGGGGCGGGACTCCCGGTGGTGGTGACACTCCCGGTGGTGGTGTAATTCCTGGTGGCGGTGACACTCCCGGTGGGGGCGAAACTCCTGGCGGCGGCTCGACAGTTAATGTCAACGGAGCTATTGTCAATATTGGCTCGACAGGCTCACGGAACAACGGCTATGCAGGGTCAAATATTGACACATCTTTCAGCATAGATATCCCAGGGGTGGGTCGATTTAGCGCTAATAATCTTCACATGTGGAATGCATATGCACGGTCTGAAATTACTTGGAATAACGCTTTCCAAGAGTTTAGCGCTTGGGATGCAATAAGGTCTGCTAGGGAAATTGAGTCAAGCGGGTTCCATACTCAAACGCTAGGTGAGATATTACTCGATAGCGGGTATTAG
- the pruA gene encoding L-glutamate gamma-semialdehyde dehydrogenase → MVVQVANSIYETQTIEIAKQLLDATRQKRSFFANIRDNMRWDDKLLAWAMSNPGLRVQLFRFIDALPALQSKTEIARHLQDYLGDESVELPAALKNLLNFANPDSMPGQLAASTVSTAVETLANKYIAGATIKQVMKTIERLRKDKMAFTLDLLGEAVITETEAQSYLERYLDLMEQLTQEAKSWSTMPQIDQADGEDLPRVQVSVKLTAFYSQFDPLDPEGSKKRVCDRIRILLRRAKELGAAVHFDMEQYVYKDMTLGILKELLMENEFRDRTDLGITLQAYLRDSKGDLNDIITWAKERGNPLTVRLVKGAYWDQETIKSLQNHWQQPVYNQKSATDANFEAMTQLLLENHQYLYAAIGSHNVRSQAKAMAIAEQLNIPRRRFEMQVLYGMGDQLAKALVKRGHRVRVYAPYGELLPGMAYLIRRLLENTANSSFLRQSLEERPVEELIAPPVVAEEPVETRHGASLPFANAPDTDYAQADAREKAQTALQQVRQQLGKTYYPFINGDYQPTTETVDSVNPSNPSEIIGKVGLLSIDQAETALNAAKAAFPGWRRTPVKQRADILRQAAELMEGRREELSAWICLEVGKALREADGEVSEAIDFCRYYASEMERLEGGYIYDVAGETNRYVYQPRGIAVVISPWNFPLAIATGMTVAALVAGNCTLLKPAETSSVIAAKLAEILVEAGIPKGVFQYVPGKGSQVGAYMVKHPDTHLIAFTGSQEVGCRIYADAAIVQPSQTHLKRVIAEMGGKNGIIVDESADLDQAVAGVVKSAFGYSGQKCSACSRVIVLDPIYNTFVERLIEATRSLNIGAAELPSTQVGPVIDATARNRIQDYIEKGRQEAEIAVECEVPETGYFVSPTIFTNVSPDAKIAQAEIFGPVVAVIRVKDFPDALAVANGTKYALTGGLYSRTPSHIDQASTEFEVGNLYINRTITGAIVSRQPFGGFKLSGVGSKAGGPDYLLQFLEPRTITENIQRQGFAPIEGVD, encoded by the coding sequence GTGGTTGTACAAGTCGCCAATAGCATCTACGAAACCCAAACCATCGAAATTGCCAAACAGCTTCTCGACGCCACTCGGCAAAAACGCTCCTTTTTTGCCAATATTCGCGACAATATGCGCTGGGATGATAAACTCCTAGCTTGGGCGATGAGTAATCCGGGTTTGCGAGTACAGCTTTTTCGCTTCATTGATGCCTTACCCGCCCTCCAGAGTAAAACTGAGATTGCCCGTCATTTACAAGACTATTTAGGGGATGAGTCGGTGGAACTTCCCGCCGCCCTGAAAAATTTACTCAATTTTGCGAATCCTGACTCCATGCCGGGACAGTTGGCGGCGTCAACAGTATCCACGGCGGTGGAAACCCTAGCGAATAAGTATATCGCTGGGGCAACAATTAAGCAGGTAATGAAGACAATTGAACGCCTGCGGAAGGATAAGATGGCATTTACCCTAGATTTACTCGGGGAAGCCGTGATTACCGAAACCGAAGCCCAGTCTTATCTGGAACGCTATCTGGATTTGATGGAACAGTTGACTCAGGAGGCGAAAAGTTGGTCAACGATGCCGCAAATTGACCAGGCTGATGGGGAAGATTTACCACGAGTTCAAGTCTCGGTCAAGTTAACCGCATTTTATTCCCAATTTGACCCCCTAGATCCAGAAGGTAGCAAAAAACGAGTGTGCGATCGCATCCGGATTCTGTTACGTCGTGCTAAGGAATTGGGGGCGGCGGTTCATTTTGATATGGAACAGTATGTCTATAAGGACATGACTCTGGGCATTCTCAAAGAATTGTTGATGGAAAACGAATTCCGCGATCGCACGGATTTAGGCATTACCCTACAAGCCTATCTACGCGATAGTAAAGGGGATTTAAACGATATTATCACCTGGGCAAAAGAACGGGGCAATCCCCTAACCGTGCGTCTGGTTAAAGGGGCATATTGGGATCAGGAAACGATTAAATCCTTACAAAACCATTGGCAACAACCCGTATATAACCAAAAAAGCGCCACCGATGCCAATTTCGAGGCGATGACTCAGCTATTGCTAGAAAATCACCAGTATCTCTATGCTGCCATCGGATCACATAACGTGCGATCGCAAGCCAAAGCCATGGCGATTGCGGAACAGTTGAATATTCCCCGTCGCCGCTTCGAGATGCAAGTTCTCTACGGAATGGGGGATCAACTGGCAAAAGCCTTAGTAAAACGGGGACATCGGGTGCGGGTTTATGCACCTTATGGAGAACTCTTACCCGGAATGGCATATCTGATTCGTCGCTTACTAGAAAATACCGCCAATAGTTCCTTCCTGCGCCAAAGTTTAGAAGAACGCCCGGTTGAGGAATTAATCGCCCCGCCTGTGGTTGCTGAAGAACCTGTAGAGACGCGCCATGGCGCGTCTCTACCATTCGCCAATGCGCCGGATACCGATTACGCCCAAGCCGACGCCAGAGAAAAAGCCCAAACCGCCTTACAACAGGTGCGCCAACAACTAGGGAAAACCTACTATCCGTTCATTAATGGCGACTATCAACCCACCACCGAAACCGTTGATTCCGTTAATCCCTCCAACCCCAGTGAAATTATCGGTAAAGTGGGATTACTCTCCATCGACCAAGCCGAAACTGCCTTAAACGCCGCCAAAGCCGCCTTTCCCGGATGGCGTCGCACCCCGGTTAAACAACGGGCGGATATTCTGCGTCAAGCAGCGGAATTAATGGAAGGGCGCCGGGAAGAACTTTCGGCTTGGATATGCTTAGAAGTCGGCAAAGCCTTACGGGAAGCCGATGGAGAAGTCTCCGAAGCCATCGACTTTTGCCGTTACTATGCATCAGAAATGGAACGGCTAGAGGGCGGCTATATCTATGATGTGGCTGGGGAAACCAATCGCTATGTCTACCAACCCAGAGGAATTGCGGTGGTGATTTCGCCCTGGAATTTCCCCTTGGCGATTGCGACGGGAATGACGGTAGCGGCGTTAGTCGCGGGAAATTGTACCCTCCTCAAACCTGCTGAAACCTCATCCGTGATTGCGGCGAAACTGGCAGAAATTTTAGTCGAAGCCGGAATTCCGAAGGGAGTGTTTCAATATGTCCCTGGTAAGGGTTCCCAGGTGGGGGCGTATATGGTGAAGCATCCAGATACCCATTTAATCGCCTTCACGGGTTCTCAGGAAGTGGGATGTCGGATTTACGCCGATGCTGCAATCGTTCAACCCAGTCAAACGCACCTGAAACGGGTAATTGCTGAGATGGGGGGTAAGAATGGGATTATTGTGGATGAAAGTGCGGATTTAGATCAAGCCGTAGCGGGCGTGGTGAAGTCGGCATTTGGGTATAGTGGTCAAAAATGCTCCGCCTGTTCACGGGTAATCGTTCTCGACCCTATCTATAATACCTTTGTCGAACGATTAATTGAAGCCACGCGATCGCTCAATATTGGGGCGGCGGAATTACCCAGTACCCAAGTTGGTCCAGTGATTGATGCGACTGCCAGAAATCGGATTCAGGACTATATTGAAAAAGGGCGACAAGAGGCAGAAATTGCGGTGGAATGTGAAGTCCCGGAAACGGGTTATTTTGTCAGTCCCACGATTTTTACCAACGTTTCACCGGATGCCAAAATTGCCCAAGCGGAAATCTTTGGTCCTGTGGTAGCGGTGATTCGGGTTAAAGATTTTCCAGACGCCCTGGCTGTGGCAAATGGAACTAAATATGCCCTGACGGGAGGATTATATTCTCGCACACCGTCCCATATTGATCAGGCATCTACCGAGTTTGAAGTTGGCAATCTCTATATTAACCGCACGATTACCGGGGCAATTGTTTCGCGCCAACCCTTTGGTGGGTTTAAACTATCAGGGGTAGGGTCTAAGGCGGGAGGACCCGATTATTTACTCCAATTCTTAGAACCGCGCACGATTACGGAAAATATTCAGCGTCAGGGGTTTGCCCCGATTGAAGGAGTTGATTGA
- a CDS encoding ATP-binding protein, with amino-acid sequence MLPSFLAKPSLKMRLRLVLVIPFLLQITAAVGLTGWLSLRNGEQAVHELASDLRHEIAARIEQKLDSYLQIPHAFNQLNANETCLNQLKLDNLLDCEKTVWHQMQVFPVSATAIGTEDGKYLEVVRQEGDNFQIHESVNYTKYIYAANQQGNRIKLLETPAYDDHRTRPWYEKAVKAGEATWSEVFRYENEDTLAIAASLPLYQDDTLLGVTSTILSLSHIGDFLENLEIGDFGQTFILEPKGKGTLVATSMSEETFVSTDHQAKSERNDSITSDNPLIKATADFLVGKFGSFETIQGEYQLDFTLEKKKQFVQVLSFQDDQGLNWLIVVVVPEEEFMARIHANTRTTIRLCVAALILATLLGLFTSRWISQPILRLSMASCAIASGELDQRVKVEGIYELRILSKSFNQMAQQLQESFTALEDAKAELELRVEQRTAELKTAKEDADTANNAKSEFLANMSHELRTPLNGVLGYAQILQRSKTMSDRELDGVRIIHQCGSHLLMLINDILDLAKIEARKMELHGSDIHFPSFLRGVVEICRIRADAKGISFIYQPTSSLPAGIHVDEKRLRQVLINLLSNAIKFTDTGGVTFKVGYADNQDNHSIGGHNGDKPEGVSHPQETSTPPHHQIRFQIEDTGVGMSPQQLQRIFLPFEQVSDRKRQAEGTGLGLAISTKIVQLMGSTIQVHSEVGKGSVFTVDLDLPEAQEWMQKITTPTQGRIIGYQGKSHTILVVDDRWENRSVIINLLEPLGFEVIEANNGKEGLDIAMTATPDLIITDLIMPIMDGFEMMRHIRQSKTLKNMLIVVSSASVFEMDRHHSLVAGGNDFLAKPVQIDELLQTLQHHLGLTWIYEPASGNGSQSAAVKVTPYEQQKLGKPEAIIFPEEELDILWDLAMKGRIKLLLEKIDSIESSDHKFAPFAQYIRQLAKGFQLKKIRDFIEENRCIH; translated from the coding sequence ATGTTACCCAGTTTTTTAGCAAAACCCTCTCTAAAAATGCGTTTGCGCCTTGTCCTTGTCATTCCTTTCCTGCTGCAAATTACGGCAGCCGTGGGATTGACGGGTTGGCTTTCCTTACGCAATGGTGAACAAGCAGTTCATGAACTTGCCAGTGATTTACGCCATGAAATCGCTGCCCGAATTGAACAGAAACTCGATAGTTATTTGCAAATCCCCCATGCCTTTAATCAACTCAATGCCAATGAAACCTGTCTGAATCAATTAAAATTAGACAATTTGCTGGATTGTGAGAAAACCGTCTGGCATCAGATGCAAGTTTTTCCGGTTAGCGCTACAGCCATCGGTACAGAAGATGGTAAATATCTGGAAGTGGTGCGACAAGAGGGGGATAATTTTCAAATTCATGAATCAGTGAATTATACTAAATATATTTATGCCGCGAATCAGCAAGGAAATCGGATAAAGTTATTAGAAACTCCTGCCTACGATGATCACCGAACTCGACCCTGGTACGAAAAGGCGGTAAAAGCAGGTGAGGCAACCTGGAGTGAGGTTTTTCGCTATGAAAATGAAGATACATTAGCGATCGCGGCAAGTCTGCCCCTGTATCAGGATGATACCTTGCTGGGGGTCACCAGTACAATTCTGTCTCTGTCTCATATTGGGGACTTCCTGGAAAACTTGGAAATTGGTGACTTTGGACAGACGTTTATTTTAGAACCGAAGGGAAAGGGAACCTTAGTGGCTACATCGATGAGTGAAGAGACATTTGTCTCTACTGATCATCAGGCGAAATCAGAACGGAATGACTCGATTACCAGTGATAACCCACTAATTAAGGCGACGGCTGACTTTTTAGTTGGGAAATTTGGTAGCTTTGAGACTATCCAAGGAGAATACCAGTTAGATTTTACATTAGAGAAAAAGAAGCAATTTGTCCAAGTTCTCTCCTTTCAAGACGATCAAGGACTCAATTGGTTGATTGTTGTCGTGGTGCCCGAAGAGGAATTTATGGCACGTATCCACGCCAACACGCGCACAACCATTCGGCTATGTGTAGCGGCGTTGATTCTTGCCACCCTTTTGGGATTATTTACCTCGCGTTGGATTAGTCAACCCATTTTACGACTGAGTATGGCATCTTGTGCGATCGCGAGTGGGGAACTTGATCAACGAGTCAAAGTCGAAGGGATTTATGAACTGCGGATTTTATCTAAATCCTTTAACCAAATGGCGCAGCAGTTGCAGGAATCCTTTACCGCCTTGGAAGATGCCAAAGCTGAACTGGAATTGCGGGTAGAACAACGTACAGCGGAACTAAAAACGGCGAAAGAAGACGCGGATACGGCAAATAACGCCAAAAGTGAGTTTCTGGCAAATATGAGTCATGAACTGCGAACGCCACTGAATGGAGTGTTAGGCTATGCCCAAATTCTGCAACGATCAAAAACGATGAGCGATCGCGAATTGGATGGTGTTCGCATCATCCATCAATGCGGTTCTCATTTGCTGATGCTGATTAATGATATTCTCGATTTAGCGAAAATTGAAGCCCGGAAGATGGAACTCCATGGCAGTGATATTCATTTTCCCTCATTCCTGCGGGGTGTTGTCGAAATTTGCCGGATTCGGGCGGATGCAAAAGGCATTTCCTTTATCTATCAACCCACATCATCCCTTCCTGCTGGTATCCACGTAGACGAAAAGCGACTGCGACAAGTTCTAATTAATCTCCTCAGCAATGCGATTAAATTTACCGATACTGGCGGCGTTACCTTTAAAGTCGGCTATGCAGATAACCAAGACAATCACAGTATCGGGGGACACAATGGAGACAAGCCAGAAGGCGTCTCTCATCCCCAAGAAACCTCAACCCCTCCCCATCACCAAATCCGGTTTCAAATCGAAGATACCGGGGTAGGGATGAGTCCCCAACAATTGCAACGCATCTTTTTACCCTTTGAACAAGTGAGCGATCGCAAACGTCAGGCGGAAGGAACTGGACTAGGTTTAGCGATTAGCACTAAGATTGTACAACTCATGGGTAGTACCATTCAAGTCCACAGTGAAGTCGGTAAGGGAAGTGTATTTACCGTAGATCTAGACTTACCCGAAGCCCAAGAATGGATGCAAAAAATTACTACCCCCACTCAGGGTAGAATTATTGGCTATCAGGGCAAATCACACACAATCCTCGTTGTCGATGATCGCTGGGAAAATCGTTCAGTCATCATCAATTTGCTCGAACCTTTAGGATTTGAGGTGATTGAGGCGAATAATGGTAAAGAAGGATTAGATATCGCCATGACAGCTACGCCAGATCTAATCATTACCGACTTGATCATGCCGATTATGGACGGCTTTGAGATGATGCGACACATTCGCCAGTCCAAAACCCTAAAAAATATGCTAATTGTAGTATCGTCAGCCAGTGTGTTTGAGATGGATCGGCATCACAGTTTGGTAGCTGGGGGTAATGATTTTCTGGCTAAACCCGTTCAAATTGATGAGCTACTCCAGACGTTACAACACCATTTGGGACTGACCTGGATTTACGAACCCGCATCAGGGAATGGTAGTCAGTCAGCGGCGGTTAAGGTAACACCATACGAGCAACAAAAACTGGGCAAACCCGAAGCAATTATTTTTCCGGAAGAGGAACTAGACATCCTCTGGGATTTAGCCATGAAAGGTCGGATTAAACTTTTGCTCGAAAAAATTGATAGTATCGAGAGTTCTGATCATAAGTTTGCCCCATTTGCTCAATATATCCGCCAGCTTGCTAAAGGCTTCCAGCTTAAAAAAATACGAGATTTTATTGAGGAAAATCGGTGCATTCACTAA